A stretch of the Candidatus Poribacteria bacterium genome encodes the following:
- a CDS encoding DUF3137 domain-containing protein translates to MSKRKSIFGPSKDEIWTQIATDIDGEFIEGGFWGKDVLIYKHGEWQILLDTYVVSAGTSSYTVTRMRAPFVNKDDLYFKISREGFFSSIGKFFGMQDIEIGDPFFDKQFVIKGNNQEKIKLLLADSRIKELCQSQPRIHLSIKDDEGWFGTDFPEGVDELYFECVGVIKETERLKALFGLFCLVLQRLVQIDSAYEDDPQVTLK, encoded by the coding sequence ATAAGCAAACGTAAATCTATTTTTGGTCCATCCAAAGATGAAATTTGGACACAGATTGCCACGGATATAGATGGCGAGTTTATTGAGGGTGGCTTCTGGGGCAAGGATGTTCTCATTTACAAACACGGTGAGTGGCAAATTCTACTTGATACTTACGTCGTTTCAGCTGGAACATCATCATATACAGTCACTCGGATGCGCGCACCGTTTGTAAACAAGGATGACCTCTATTTCAAAATCTCTCGCGAAGGATTTTTCAGTTCAATTGGCAAATTCTTCGGGATGCAGGACATAGAAATTGGGGATCCGTTTTTTGATAAGCAGTTTGTCATCAAAGGCAACAATCAGGAGAAAATCAAACTGCTACTTGCCGACAGTAGGATAAAGGAGTTATGTCAAAGCCAACCACGGATTCATCTCAGCATCAAAGATGATGAAGGTTGGTTTGGCACTGATTTTCCTGAAGGCGTTGATGAGTTGTACTTTGAATGTGTCGGCGTTATCAAAGAAACAGAACGATTAAAGGCACTGTTCGGACTTTTCTGTCTTGTTTTACAACGTTTGGTTCAAATAGATTCAGCGTATGAGGACGATCCTCAAGTTACACTGAAGTAG
- a CDS encoding O-methyltransferase: MQRLDILHPSIDDYLLDITPERDEVLTEMEVHARANRFPIVGPLVGRVLHQLVLLTNPTRIFEMGSGFGYSAYWMAKALQKPEASIICTDGSQENADRAAEYLARGGIADLIDYRVGNALEIIDETEGEFDIIYNDIDKDGYPEAFHKAIPRLRSGGLFITDNMIWGGRVVTQELGDPPEGLDEQEQWFHAATIGVRELTRLLYSSPDIFTTIIPLRDGVSVAVKR, from the coding sequence ATGCAACGTTTGGATATTCTTCACCCGTCGATTGACGACTACCTACTTGACATCACGCCCGAACGCGATGAAGTGCTCACCGAGATGGAAGTACACGCACGCGCAAATCGCTTCCCAATCGTCGGACCACTCGTTGGACGTGTCCTGCATCAATTGGTGCTGCTAACCAATCCCACACGGATTTTTGAGATGGGATCGGGTTTCGGCTATTCGGCGTATTGGATGGCAAAAGCATTGCAAAAACCGGAAGCATCTATCATCTGCACCGACGGTTCGCAGGAGAACGCCGATCGCGCAGCAGAGTATCTCGCACGCGGCGGTATTGCGGATCTCATCGATTATAGAGTCGGCAACGCGCTTGAAATCATCGATGAAACCGAAGGTGAGTTTGACATCATCTACAACGACATCGACAAGGACGGATATCCCGAAGCGTTTCATAAGGCGATTCCACGACTCAGAAGTGGGGGATTGTTTATTACAGATAACATGATCTGGGGTGGACGCGTTGTCACCCAAGAACTCGGTGATCCGCCAGAAGGACTCGATGAGCAGGAGCAGTGGTTTCACGCCGCTACGATTGGTGTCAGAGAGTTAACACGCCTCCTCTATAGTTCGCCTGATATATTCACGACGATTATTCCGCTCCGCGATGGCGTTTCTGTCGCCGTGAAACGCTAA
- a CDS encoding Gfo/Idh/MocA family oxidoreductase, whose translation MNNYRIAIIGLGGMGGSHAQAVELETNCELVAGAEINPERAKAWSERFGVKAIYDDYEKMLDEEQPDIVIVPTQAPMHYPPTIAAARRGIHVFCEKPTALNLIEADEMVETCDQHQVKFAINHIKRASPYNRHVLSLMEKGEIGDVVLMKATDKGGRKVGNSLMEMGTHLYDWLRLFGGDVEWTHAHLVQMDGRESTVDDIKHTQEVHPHDRDAGLVLGERGHAAFRFKNGIHADVQFLAQPQTNDNAYGIDIIGTEGRIAIRESVGTTMFIHKGQHKTPAEAWEPVHLSSEDLDEQGNPRDKGSIRLLLQRLMLRDLIEAIEEDRDPFASGRDGRDCLEMIHATWESHRQQARVPMPLTPREHPLERWRREEGTF comes from the coding sequence ATGAACAACTATCGTATCGCGATTATCGGCTTGGGTGGCATGGGTGGATCTCATGCCCAAGCAGTGGAATTAGAGACGAACTGCGAACTCGTCGCTGGCGCAGAAATCAACCCAGAACGGGCAAAAGCATGGAGCGAACGGTTCGGTGTCAAAGCCATCTATGACGATTACGAAAAGATGCTTGACGAAGAACAACCCGATATCGTTATCGTCCCAACGCAGGCACCGATGCACTATCCCCCAACAATCGCAGCGGCACGCCGTGGTATCCATGTCTTCTGTGAAAAACCGACTGCCCTAAACCTTATTGAGGCCGACGAAATGGTTGAAACCTGCGATCAGCATCAGGTCAAGTTTGCTATTAACCACATTAAACGCGCCAGCCCATACAATCGTCACGTCCTATCACTGATGGAGAAAGGCGAAATCGGCGATGTCGTGCTGATGAAGGCAACCGACAAAGGCGGACGCAAGGTCGGCAACTCATTGATGGAGATGGGCACACATCTCTACGATTGGTTGCGCCTTTTCGGCGGTGATGTCGAATGGACGCACGCACACCTCGTGCAGATGGACGGACGTGAGTCAACCGTGGATGACATCAAACATACCCAAGAAGTTCACCCACATGACCGAGATGCAGGACTTGTGCTCGGAGAGCGTGGACACGCCGCTTTCCGCTTCAAGAACGGCATTCATGCTGATGTGCAGTTCCTCGCGCAACCACAGACCAATGATAACGCCTACGGCATCGACATTATCGGCACTGAAGGCAGGATTGCGATCCGAGAAAGTGTCGGTACAACGATGTTCATCCACAAAGGACAACACAAGACCCCTGCAGAAGCGTGGGAACCCGTGCACCTTTCCAGTGAGGACCTTGACGAACAAGGAAACCCACGAGACAAGGGATCCATACGATTGCTCTTGCAACGCCTTATGCTACGTGATCTTATTGAAGCGATTGAGGAAGACCGAGATCCGTTTGCAAGCGGCAGAGACGGTCGAGATTGTCTCGAGATGATTCACGCGACGTGGGAATCGCATCGCCAGCAGGCTCGTGTGCCTATGCCGCTCACACCACGTGAACACCCGCTTGAAAGGTGGAGAAGAGAGGAAGGCACCTTCTAA